The Bombus fervidus isolate BK054 chromosome 6, iyBomFerv1, whole genome shotgun sequence genome contains a region encoding:
- the LOC141445788 gene encoding uncharacterized protein — MDVVYLNETMSIELSFLDNLSQFDMPFIPTNLFLWLVCNDIHLQDTALNLDTSSKKINYSWLVGLPYIYMYKPQLYISGELFECSSESILMDSQLGEVQEESFLDKFDIHKRNVEASAVYLTNVKNVQTLKPTLGIKEPLPFTFYYIFSKYLYLYII, encoded by the exons ATGGATGtagtatatttaaatgaaacgaTGTCCATAGAGTTGTCGTTTCTTGACAATTTATCTCAGTTTGATATGCCCTTTATAccgacaaatttatttttatggttAGTATGCAACGATATACATTTACAGGATACAGCGTTGAATCTGGATACTTCTTCAAAAAAGATCAATTACTCTTGGTTAGTAGGGCTcccatatatatacatgtacaaacCTCAA CTATACATATCAGGAGAACTTTTTGAATGCTCTTCCGAGAGTATTTTAATGGATAGTCAACTAGGTGAAGTTCAAGAGGAATcatttttagataaatttgATATACACAAAAGAAACGTAGAGGCTTCAGCCGTATACCTAACTAACGTGAAGAATGTTCAAACTCTCAAGCCAACTTTAGGAATAAAAGAACCATTgccatttacattttattacatattttctaagtatttatatctatatattatctga
- the LOC141445719 gene encoding microtubule-associated serine/threonine-protein kinase 2-like isoform X2, protein MDQNRNRPSRACLRSYGNSASVLVFDQAESEESACSTEAEVQKRPIPPKVESKEAPVRPVSGELSNLVRMRNSAIGKSAPSLSVHVRDFNIPRHAAKAAHRKSFIATTSPTLPRCHSPLSAFVPIVGSPLESTRMSSSRHFAFAPIKRGTTGTGDDRR, encoded by the exons atgGATCAGAACAGGAATAGACCAAGCAGAGCTTGTCTTCGTTCTTATGGCAATTCTGCCAGTGTACTCGTGTTTGATCAAGCTGAAAGCGAAGAATCTGCTTGCAGCACTGAAGCAGAAGTGCAAAAACGTCCAATTCCACCAAAAGTAGAGAGCAAGGAAGCTCCAGTTCGACCtg TTAGTGGAGAATTGTCAAATCTGGTTCGAATGAGGAATTCTGCAATTGGGAAGTCTGCGCCTTCGTTATCCGTTCACGTG CGTGATTTTAACATTCCCCGGCATGCTGCTAAAGCAGCTCATCGTAAATCTTTTATTGCAACAACGTCTCCAACTTTACCACGTTGTCATTCACCATTATCAG CATTTGTCCCGATTGTAGGCAGTCCTCTAGAGAGTACCAGGATGTCATCCAGTCGACATTTTGCTTTTGCTCCAATTAAAAG AGGTACCACAGGAACTGGAGATGACAGACGATGA
- the LOC141445719 gene encoding microtubule-associated serine/threonine-protein kinase 2-like isoform X4, whose product MDQNRNRPSRACLRSYGNSASVLVFDQAESEESACSTEAEVQKRPIPPKVESKEAPVRPVSGELSNLVRMRNSAIGKSAPSLSVHVRDFNIPRHAAKAAHRKSFIATTSPTLPRCHSPLSGSPLESTRMSSSRHFAFAPIKRGTTGTGDDRR is encoded by the exons atgGATCAGAACAGGAATAGACCAAGCAGAGCTTGTCTTCGTTCTTATGGCAATTCTGCCAGTGTACTCGTGTTTGATCAAGCTGAAAGCGAAGAATCTGCTTGCAGCACTGAAGCAGAAGTGCAAAAACGTCCAATTCCACCAAAAGTAGAGAGCAAGGAAGCTCCAGTTCGACCtg TTAGTGGAGAATTGTCAAATCTGGTTCGAATGAGGAATTCTGCAATTGGGAAGTCTGCGCCTTCGTTATCCGTTCACGTG CGTGATTTTAACATTCCCCGGCATGCTGCTAAAGCAGCTCATCGTAAATCTTTTATTGCAACAACGTCTCCAACTTTACCACGTTGTCATTCACCATTATCAG GCAGTCCTCTAGAGAGTACCAGGATGTCATCCAGTCGACATTTTGCTTTTGCTCCAATTAAAAG AGGTACCACAGGAACTGGAGATGACAGACGATGA
- the LOC141445719 gene encoding microtubule-associated serine/threonine-protein kinase 2-like isoform X3, with translation MDQNRNRPSRACLRSYGNSASVLVFDQAESEESACSTEAEVQKRPIPPKVESKEAPVRPVSGELSNLVRMRNSAIGKSAPSLSVHVRDFNIPRHAAKAAHRKSFIATTSPTLPRCHSPLSGSPLESTRMSSSRHFAFAPIKRIGRGTTGTGDDRR, from the exons atgGATCAGAACAGGAATAGACCAAGCAGAGCTTGTCTTCGTTCTTATGGCAATTCTGCCAGTGTACTCGTGTTTGATCAAGCTGAAAGCGAAGAATCTGCTTGCAGCACTGAAGCAGAAGTGCAAAAACGTCCAATTCCACCAAAAGTAGAGAGCAAGGAAGCTCCAGTTCGACCtg TTAGTGGAGAATTGTCAAATCTGGTTCGAATGAGGAATTCTGCAATTGGGAAGTCTGCGCCTTCGTTATCCGTTCACGTG CGTGATTTTAACATTCCCCGGCATGCTGCTAAAGCAGCTCATCGTAAATCTTTTATTGCAACAACGTCTCCAACTTTACCACGTTGTCATTCACCATTATCAG GCAGTCCTCTAGAGAGTACCAGGATGTCATCCAGTCGACATTTTGCTTTTGCTCCAATTAAAAG aattggTAGAGGTACCACAGGAACTGGAGATGACAGACGATGA
- the LOC141445719 gene encoding microtubule-associated serine/threonine-protein kinase 2-like isoform X1: MDQNRNRPSRACLRSYGNSASVLVFDQAESEESACSTEAEVQKRPIPPKVESKEAPVRPVSGELSNLVRMRNSAIGKSAPSLSVHVRDFNIPRHAAKAAHRKSFIATTSPTLPRCHSPLSAFVPIVGSPLESTRMSSSRHFAFAPIKRIGRGTTGTGDDRR, encoded by the exons atgGATCAGAACAGGAATAGACCAAGCAGAGCTTGTCTTCGTTCTTATGGCAATTCTGCCAGTGTACTCGTGTTTGATCAAGCTGAAAGCGAAGAATCTGCTTGCAGCACTGAAGCAGAAGTGCAAAAACGTCCAATTCCACCAAAAGTAGAGAGCAAGGAAGCTCCAGTTCGACCtg TTAGTGGAGAATTGTCAAATCTGGTTCGAATGAGGAATTCTGCAATTGGGAAGTCTGCGCCTTCGTTATCCGTTCACGTG CGTGATTTTAACATTCCCCGGCATGCTGCTAAAGCAGCTCATCGTAAATCTTTTATTGCAACAACGTCTCCAACTTTACCACGTTGTCATTCACCATTATCAG CATTTGTCCCGATTGTAGGCAGTCCTCTAGAGAGTACCAGGATGTCATCCAGTCGACATTTTGCTTTTGCTCCAATTAAAAG aattggTAGAGGTACCACAGGAACTGGAGATGACAGACGATGA
- the LOC139988533 gene encoding LOW QUALITY PROTEIN: microtubule-associated serine/threonine-protein kinase 3-like (The sequence of the model RefSeq protein was modified relative to this genomic sequence to represent the inferred CDS: substituted 3 bases at 3 genomic stop codons), whose amino-acid sequence MSFTDNPFVVSMYCSFETKKHLCLVMEYVEGGDCANFLKNISPLPPDMARFYFAETVLAVEYLHSYGIVHRDLKPDNLLITALGHIKLTDFGLSKMGLMSLATNLYEGYIDRDTRQFSDKQVFGIPEYITPEVILRQGYGKLVDWWSMGIILYEFLIGCVPFFGDTPEELCAHTVNDDVDXPDEDDWPVQPEAKDIITALLQQSPRDRLGTGGSHEVKEHRYFYGVNWNSLLRXKAEFVPRLINDEDTSYFDTRMDXRNHDISGDTDDNDDSPLFGSFSIYSPQSRKISQTRYIVSGLLLFVKVHPEESFAHTINDDIQ is encoded by the exons ATGAGCTTTACAGACAATCCATTTGTAGTTTCTATGTACTGCAGCTTCGAGACAAAA AAGCACTTGTGCTTAGTAATGGAATATGTAGAGGGTGGAGATTGcgctaattttttaaaaaatatcagtcCATTGCCACCGGACATGGCAAGATTTTATTTCGCAGAAACCGTTTTAGCTGTTGAATATTTGCACAGTTACGGTATTGTTCATCGAGATTTGAAACCTGACAA TTTACTTATTACTGCCCTTGGTCACATTAAGCTTACTGACTTTGGTCTCAGTAAAATGGGTCTTATGTCCT TGGCGACAAATCTTTACGAAGGATACATAGATAGGGATACGAGACAATTTTCTGATAAACAAGTATTCGGCATACCTGAATACATCACCCCTGAAGTTATATTACGGCAGGGATATGGTAAACTTGTTGATTGGTGGTCAATGGGCATTATATTGTACGAATTTCTAATTGGCTGTGTACCATTTTTTGGTGATACTCCGGAAGAATTGTGTGCTCATACTGTTAAcg ATGATGTCGATTAGCCAGATGAGGATGATTGGCCTGTTCAGCCAGAAGCAAAAGATATTATAACAGCGTTGCTTCAACAAAGTCCTAGAGATCGTTTAGGCACTGGTGGATCTCATGAAGTAAAAGAGCACCGATATTTTTATGGAGTAAATTGGAATAGTTTACTCAGATAAAAGGCTGAATTCGTACCTCGATTAATCAATGACGAAGATACAAGCTACTTTGATA CTCGTATGGATTGACGTAACCACGATATAAGCGGCGATACTGATGACAACGATGACTCCCCTTTGTTCGGATCGTTCTCCATCTATTCTCCACAGTCTCGAAAAATATCTCAAACCCGCTATATTGTTTCCGGTTTATTGCTCTTTGTTAAAGTACATCCGGAAGAATCGTTTGCCCATACTATTAAcg ACGATATCCAATGA
- the LOC139988530 gene encoding nuclear RNA export factor 1-like: MPKKENKPQWASRGGRCGNFDDKHYFEHDDRVPRNDKGSYLRKRPRESFKTQARPTRDVPRSLALALLDEDVQMATSSNNNNNNNRQVIMTERNRRTQRGRNSPAPHRRYRTSSVPRPKRFPIGETNWYKISIPYGQKYDKDYIINNLLSYIAPETFLPIMYRVFENEANFYVDDEKIAVALFNCDRKITTTNGYKLLVRVSISPFPQCEIDDKLKERLKQAMAKRFVHDTNALDLSRFHRDPDLASDYFCAIFQPAILKAVLDIVSEYIPDLEALNLDGNKLQTIQNLNILNRKFLKLKILYIGDNRIKDINQLDIIKDLKLEELKLAGNPICNKYKSQQYDYISDVRRRFPKLLRLDGTDLPKPITFDVGDEENKIPPSQRMFVANAKAQEIASQFLQQYFLIFDSENRQPLLDAYVEDACFSMTVSYPPRYTNKLDGYLMENKYLTDNRNLYRTDDTNRRQNLLKHGRLPVVSFISEMPRTSHYLNTFTMDINLVTDVMMMITLTGLFKELDKKEQPIRYFNRTFIMVPEGNGCRIRNEQLHISQPTKTQLKQLSSEQQAQMTNPESQTPSISDNAKSLTVQLPEDVKQQMTVTLSQQTNMNLQWSLKCLEEVSWNYDNALSAFQEFYKRGEVPAEAFNK, encoded by the exons ATgccgaaaaaagaaaataaaccgCAATGGGCTAGCCGAGGCGGAAGATGTGGGAATTTTGACGATAAACACTATTTTG AGCACGATGACCGTGTTCCCAGGAACGACAAAGGTTCATATCTTCGTAAGAGGCCTAGAGAATCGTTCAAAACACAAGCAAGACCAACAAGGGATGTGCCTAGAAGTCTGGCATTAGCATTGTTAGATGAAGATGTACAAATGGCAACAagttctaataataataataataataataggcaAGTTATTATgacagaaagaaatagaaggaCGCAACGTGGAAGAAATAGTCCTGCGCCACATAGAAGATATCGGACTAGTTCGGTTCCTAGACCTAAGAGATTTCCAATCGGAGAAACTAATTGgtataaaatttct ATACCATATGGACAGAAATACGATaaagattatataataaataatcttcttaGTTATATAGCACCAGAAACTTTTCTTCCAATAATg TATCGGGTTTTCGAAAATGAAGCCAATTTTTACGTAGACGATGAGAAAATAGCAGTTGCGTTATTTAACTGTGATCGTAAAATTACAACTACTAATGGATACAAATTATTAGTAAGAGTCTCGATATCACCGTTTCCTCAATGTGAAATTGATGACAAACTGAAAGAAAGATTGAAACAAGCTATGGCTAAACGATTTGTGCATGATACAAATGCACTAGACTTGTCAAGGTTCCACAGAGATCCag ATCTTGCTTCCGACTACTTTTGTGCGATATTCCAACCTGCAATATTAAAAGCAGTGTTAGACATTGTATCAGAATACATACCAGATTTAGAGGCATTAAATTTGGATGGAAATAAGTTGCAGACAAtccaaaatttaaatattctgaatagaaaatttttaaagttgaAGATATTGTATATTGGAGATAACAGG ataaaagatattaatcaATTGGATATTATCAAAGATCTGAAATTGGAGGAGCTCAAATTGGCAGGGAACCCTATATGCAACAAGTATAAATCTCAACAATATGATTACATTag TGACGTGCGGAGAAGGTTTCCCAAACTCCTTCGACTG gaTGGTACGGATCTCCCAAAGCCAATCACATTCGATGTGGGGgacgaagaaaacaaaataccCCCTTCTCAGAGGATGTTTGTTGCAAATGCAAAAGCACAAGAAATTGCCAGTCAATTTCTACAGCAATACTTTCTTATATTTGATAGTGAGAATCGCCAACCATTGCTAGATGCGTATGTCGAAGATGCGTGTTTTAGCATGACCGTGTCTTACCCTCCTCGCTATACTAACAA ATTAGATGGATACCTAATGGAAAACAAGTACCTAACGGACAATAGAAACCTGTACAGAACAGACGATACAAACAGAAggcagaatttattaaaacatggTCGTTTGCCCgtagtttcatttatttccgAAATGCCACGAACTTCCCACTATCTGAATACATTCACAATGGACATCAACCTGGTTACA GATGTAATGATGATGATTACACTCACTGGACTGTTCAAAGAGCTTGACAAGAAAGAACAACCTATTCGATACTTTAATCGAACCTTTATAATGGTACCGGAAGGAAATGGTTGCCGTATTCGAAATGAACAACTACATATCAGTCAACCGACAAAGACACAATTAAAACAATTGAGTAGTGAACAACAAGCGCAAATGACAAATCCAGAATCACAGACTCCTTCGATTAGCGACAATGCAAAATCATTAACGGTTCAGTTACCCGAAGACGTAAAACAACAAATGACGGTGACGCTCAGCCAACAAACAAACATGAACTTGCAATGGAGTTTAAAGTGTTTAGAAGAAGTATCATGGAATTATGACAATGCGCTTTCAGCGTTTCAAGAATTTTACAAACGGGGAGAAGTACCAGCGGAagcatttaataaataa
- the LOC139988536 gene encoding microtubule-associated serine/threonine-protein kinase 2-like isoform X3: MDQNRNRPSRACLRSYGNSASVLVFDQAESEESACSTEAEVQKRPIPPKVESKEAPVRPVSGELSNLVRMRNSAIGKSAPSLSVHVRDFNIPRHAAKAAHRKSFIATTSPTLPRCHSPLSGSPLESTRMSSSRHFAFAPIKRIGRGTTGTGDDRR; encoded by the exons atgGATCAGAACAGGAATAGACCAAGCAGAGCTTGTCTTCGTTCTTATGGCAATTCTGCCAGTGTACTCGTGTTTGATCAAGCTGAAAGCGAAGAATCTGCTTGCAGCACTGAAGCAGAAGTGCAAAAACGTCCAATTCCACCAAAAGTAGAGAGCAAGGAAGCTCCAGTTCGACCtg TTAGTGGAGAATTGTCAAATCTGGTTCGAATGAGGAATTCTGCAATTGGGAAGTCTGCGCCTTCGTTATCCGTTCACGTG CGTGATTTTAACATTCCCCGGCATGCTGCTAAAGCAGCTCATCGTAAATCTTTTATTGCAACAACGTCTCCAACTTTACCACGTTGTCATTCACCATTATCAG GCAGTCCTCTAGAGAGTACCAGGATGTCATCCAGTCGACATTTTGCTTTTGCTCCAATTAAAAG
- the LOC139988536 gene encoding microtubule-associated serine/threonine-protein kinase 2-like isoform X1, whose protein sequence is MDQNRNRPSRACLRSYGNSASVLVFDQAESEESACSTEAEVQKRPIPPKVESKEAPVRPVSGELSNLVRMRNSAIGKSAPSLSVHVRDFNIPRHAAKAAHRKSFIATTSPTLPRCHSPLSAFVPIVGSPLESTRMSSSRHFAFAPIKRIGRGTTGTGDDRR, encoded by the exons atgGATCAGAACAGGAATAGACCAAGCAGAGCTTGTCTTCGTTCTTATGGCAATTCTGCCAGTGTACTCGTGTTTGATCAAGCTGAAAGCGAAGAATCTGCTTGCAGCACTGAAGCAGAAGTGCAAAAACGTCCAATTCCACCAAAAGTAGAGAGCAAGGAAGCTCCAGTTCGACCtg TTAGTGGAGAATTGTCAAATCTGGTTCGAATGAGGAATTCTGCAATTGGGAAGTCTGCGCCTTCGTTATCCGTTCACGTG CGTGATTTTAACATTCCCCGGCATGCTGCTAAAGCAGCTCATCGTAAATCTTTTATTGCAACAACGTCTCCAACTTTACCACGTTGTCATTCACCATTATCAG CATTTGTCCCGATTGTAGGCAGTCCTCTAGAGAGTACCAGGATGTCATCCAGTCGACATTTTGCTTTTGCTCCAATTAAAAG
- the LOC139988536 gene encoding microtubule-associated serine/threonine-protein kinase 2-like isoform X4, translating to MDQNRNRPSRACLRSYGNSASVLVFDQAESEESACSTEAEVQKRPIPPKVESKEAPVRPVSGELSNLVRMRNSAIGKSAPSLSVHVRDFNIPRHAAKAAHRKSFIATTSPTLPRCHSPLSGSPLESTRMSSSRHFAFAPIKRGTTGTGDDRR from the exons atgGATCAGAACAGGAATAGACCAAGCAGAGCTTGTCTTCGTTCTTATGGCAATTCTGCCAGTGTACTCGTGTTTGATCAAGCTGAAAGCGAAGAATCTGCTTGCAGCACTGAAGCAGAAGTGCAAAAACGTCCAATTCCACCAAAAGTAGAGAGCAAGGAAGCTCCAGTTCGACCtg TTAGTGGAGAATTGTCAAATCTGGTTCGAATGAGGAATTCTGCAATTGGGAAGTCTGCGCCTTCGTTATCCGTTCACGTG CGTGATTTTAACATTCCCCGGCATGCTGCTAAAGCAGCTCATCGTAAATCTTTTATTGCAACAACGTCTCCAACTTTACCACGTTGTCATTCACCATTATCAG GCAGTCCTCTAGAGAGTACCAGGATGTCATCCAGTCGACATTTTGCTTTTGCTCCAATTAAAAG
- the LOC139988536 gene encoding microtubule-associated serine/threonine-protein kinase 2-like isoform X2: MDQNRNRPSRACLRSYGNSASVLVFDQAESEESACSTEAEVQKRPIPPKVESKEAPVRPVSGELSNLVRMRNSAIGKSAPSLSVHVRDFNIPRHAAKAAHRKSFIATTSPTLPRCHSPLSAFVPIVGSPLESTRMSSSRHFAFAPIKRGTTGTGDDRR, encoded by the exons atgGATCAGAACAGGAATAGACCAAGCAGAGCTTGTCTTCGTTCTTATGGCAATTCTGCCAGTGTACTCGTGTTTGATCAAGCTGAAAGCGAAGAATCTGCTTGCAGCACTGAAGCAGAAGTGCAAAAACGTCCAATTCCACCAAAAGTAGAGAGCAAGGAAGCTCCAGTTCGACCtg TTAGTGGAGAATTGTCAAATCTGGTTCGAATGAGGAATTCTGCAATTGGGAAGTCTGCGCCTTCGTTATCCGTTCACGTG CGTGATTTTAACATTCCCCGGCATGCTGCTAAAGCAGCTCATCGTAAATCTTTTATTGCAACAACGTCTCCAACTTTACCACGTTGTCATTCACCATTATCAG CATTTGTCCCGATTGTAGGCAGTCCTCTAGAGAGTACCAGGATGTCATCCAGTCGACATTTTGCTTTTGCTCCAATTAAAAG